ATCGTGCTCGGGCGGCCGAGACAGCCCAGGCACACGAGGTCGCAGCGCGTCTCGCACTCACCGACAAACTCGCTACCGCCGAACAAGCCCAGCTGGCCGCAGCAACCGCTCTCCGTGAAGCCGCCCACGAACAGACCCGCTCGGAACAGGGGACTCGCGAACTACAAGCCGAACACACAGCCGAGCTCACCCGTCTTCGCGCCAAGCACACCGCAGAACTCACCGATCTGCACGCCGAAGTCACTCGACTGACCACCGAACTCGACCAACTCAAAGCCTCCCAACACACGCCACACCGTCTCCACCCGGACGACCTCCAAGCAGTCCTCACCGCCGTCGCCACTCACACGTCCCCGGTCCACCCCTAGGCGCTTCCTTCCTCAGCCCACACCACGCCCGCCCCACCTGTCAGCCCTGATCCGGCGGAACCGTCTCTCGCTCAGACGTCTGCAGGGGTTGTGCTGGGTGGGCGGTAGGGGGAATGGTGGCTTAACTAGGAGGAACGTCATGGCAGACAAGGCGAATACTTCCCAGGGCGCCGGAGCCGCTCCCAGTGCGGACAGCCCGGCCGCCGTTCGTAACGTGGTCCTGGTCGGCCCGTCGGGTGCCGGCAAGACCACCCTCGTCGAGGCGTTGCTGGTCGCCTCCGGGGTGTTGTCCAGACCGGGATCCGTGCTCGACGGGACGACCGTCTGCGACAGCGACGACGCGGAGATCCGGCAACAGCGGTCGGTCGGCCTGGCACTCGCCTCGCTCCCGCACGCCGGGATGAAGCTGAACCTGATCGACACCCCGGGGTACGCCGATTTCGTCGGTGAGCTCCGGGCCGGATTGAGAGCGGCGGATTGCGCTCTCTTCGTGATCCCGGCGAACGAGTCCGTGGACGAACCGACCAAGGCACTCTGGCAGGAATGCGACCAGGTCGGGATGCCCCGCGCCGTGGTGATCACCAAACTCGACCATGCCCGGGCGAACTACCAGAACGCGCTCTCTGCTGCTCAGAACACCTTCGGGGACAAGGTTCTGCCGCTCTACCTGCCCACCGGTGACGGGCTGGTCGGGTTGCTGTCGCAGACCCAGTACCAGTACGACGGCGGCAAGCGGACCACGCGGGATCCCGACCCGGAGTACGCGGACCAGATCGAGGAACAGCGTGGCACCCTGATCGAAGGGATCATCGAGGAGTCCGAGGACGAGTCGCTGATGGACCGGTATCTCGGCGGCGAGGAGATCGACCAGGACGTCCTCATCGAAGATCTCGAGAGAGCGGTTGCTCGCGGATCCTTCTTCCCCGTCATCCCGGTGTGCAGCGGCACAGGCGTCGGAACGCTCGAGCTGCTCGAGGTCGCGACGAGTGGGTTCCCTTCACCGACCGAGCACCCGGTGGCCGAGGTGTTCTCGCCGCACGGCGTACCGAAGAAGAAGCTGCCCTGTGACCCGGACGGGCCGCTGCTCGCCGAGGTGGTGAAGACGACGTCGGACCCGTACGTCGGCAGGGTCAGCCTGGTCCGGGTCTTCTCCGGCACCATCAGGCCCGACACGACGGTTCACGTGTCGGGCCATTTCACGTCCTTCTTCGGCGAGGGCAACACCCATGTCGATCACGACGAGGACGAACGCATCGGCACGCTCTCCTTCCCGCTGGGCAAACAGCAGCGTCCTGCTTCGACGGTGGTCGCGGGTGATCTGTGCGCGATCGGCCGGCTGACGCGGGCAGAAACCGGTGACACGCTCTCCGACAAGGCCGAGCCGCTACTGCTCAAACCGTGGAACATGCCCGAGCCGTTGCTGCCGATCGCCGTACAGGCGCATGCGAAGACCGACGAAGACAAGTTGTCCGTCGGGCTGCAGCGGCTCGCCGCCGAGGATCCGACGCTGCGGATCGAGCAGAACCCGGAGACGCACCAGATCGTGCTCTGGTGCATGGGCGAGGCGCACTCGGACGTCGTACTGGATGCCCTGGCCAACCGGTACGGCGTGACCGTCGACACCGTGGAGCTTCGGGTGCCGTTGCGGGAGACGTTCGGCGGCAAGGCGAAGGGGCACGGGCGGCACGTGAAGCAGTCGGGCGGGCATGGTCAGTACGCCGTCTGCGACATCGAGGTGGAGCCGTTGCCGGACGGTGTCGAGTTCGAGTTCGTCGACAAGGTGGTCGGTGGGTCGGTGCCGCGGCAGTTCATCCCGAGTGTGGAGAAGGGCGTGCGGGCGCAGATGGAGCGCGGTGTCGGCGCCGGGTATCCGGTGGTCAACATCCGGGTCACGTTGCTCGACGGCAAGGCGCACAGCGTCGACTCGTCGGACATGGCGTTCCAGATGGCGGGTGGACTCGCGCTGCGCGACGCGGCGAACGCGACCAAGGTGAATCTGCTCGAGCCCGTCGATCTCGTCTCGGTGCTGGTGCCCGACGACCTGGTCGGCTCGGTGATGAGCGATCTGTCCGGACGACGCGGGCGGTTGCTGGGTACCGAGCGAGTCGGCGACAACCGCACCTTGGTCAAGGCCGAGGTGCCGCAGGTGGAGATCACCCGGTACGCCGTCGACCTGAGATCGCTCTCTCATGGCGCTGCGTCGTTCACGCGCTCCTTCGTCCGCTACGAAGCCATGCCTGATTCGGCAGCCGCGCGGGTCAAATCCTCCGCTTGATCCAATCGGTGCCGCGGGGCCGGCACGAACACCTACCGGCTGAGCGCGACTGGATCCGGTGCGGTGATCGTGCCGAGCTGGATGCGCGCGCCGTACTCGTCGCGAACGCCCCAGTGCTCGGCGAGCCGAGCGCCGTCGGTGCGGTAGATGTGGGCGGTGGTCATCGAGTAGCTGCCGCCCTCGGCACCCGGTCCGTGGACGGCGTCTCGCCCGACGCCGTGCGCCACGGCACGCAGTACGACCCGATCCTCGGTCGAGAACACGTCCTCGATGTCGTACCTGATCCGAAGGACCTGGGTGACGAAGGTGAGGATCTGCCGGTAGCCGGCCGGCCCGGGCGGCAAGGGGAAAGGCGAACCGTGGTCGACGAAGTCGTCGGTAACGAGGTCGTCCAGGCAGTCGAGGTCGCCGGAGTTGATGGCGTCGAAGACGCGCAGGGCCGCCGCCTGCGCCGGATTGAGGTTCATGACTGGACTCCTCGAAAGATTGGACTATGATTCCAGTGGAATTGGAATCTAGTGAATTGGAGGTCAGGTGGCAAGGGCCTACGACAGCTCCGCTCGCATCGAGGGCGCGCGGCGGACCAGGGCGTCGATCGTGGAGACCGCGCGGGACCTGCTGCTCCAGGGCGGATATCCGGGCATGACAGTGGCCTCGCTGGCAACTGCTGCCGGGGTCAGCCCGCAGACGGTCTACAACTCGGTCGGGAACAAGGCGGCGGTCGTCAAGGCGGTCTACGACCAGCTGATGGCCGGTGACGACGCCGCGGTCCCGATGAGTGAACGGCCGGAGTTTCACGCGATGTTCGAGGCCGGCGATCGGGTCGCCTTCGCCCAGGCGTACGCCGGCTGGGTGCGGGTCCTCGCCGGTCGCGCCGGGCCGTTGCTCGGTGCGCTGCTGGCGCATGGCACCGATGCCACTCTCCTCGAGTTCACGGCGACCATCGAGCACGAACGGTACGTCGGGACGACCCACGCGATCACCGGACTGCGTGACCGGATCGGCCTTCCGGAGCATCACGCGGACGAGGACAGCCTGCACCGGTTGGTCGACGCGGTATGGACCCTGAACTCCCCTGATTGCTACGACCGGCTGGTACGCCGCCGCGGGTGGTCCCCGGCCGAGTACGAGACCTGGCTCGCCCACCAGTTGATCGCCCTGCTGAGCTGACCCAGCAGCTTTGCCACTGGCTCCCCCGCGGGCTCTAGGGTGACGGGATGAGTGAGAACTGTCTTTTCTGTGGCATCGTCGCGGGGTCCATTCCTTCTCAGCAGGTGGCGGAGAACGAGCGGGCGATCGCGTTCATGGACATCAATCCGGCGACTCGCGGGCATCTGCTGGTCGTCCCGCGGGCGCATGCGAAGGACCTGCGGGAGAGCGCTCCCGAGGATCTCATCGCGGCAACTCTGCTGGCGCAATCGCTGGTGACAACCGTGATCGAGCGGCTCGACGCCGACGGCGCGAACCTGCTCAGCTGCATCGGCGCCGAGGCCTGGCAGAGCGTGTTCCACACTCACCTGCACGTCATCCCGCGGTACAAGGACGACCCGCTCCAGCTCCCCTGGCACCCGACCCCCGGTGACATGGACGCCATCGCAGCCACCGCCGCCGAACTCCGCTGATCCCGAAAGTCCAGCCGAGGCTGTAACGCCGTGGCCGGTCATGACACTCCAGGGGCATCAGGACTTCCCGAGCACCTGGAGTGGTCATGTCGAAGCTGGTACGGCGGTTGGTGCCGTTGCAGGTCGCGGCGTTCCTGCAGGGGGTCGGGTTCTGGGTTCCCGTCGAGAAGTTGTTCATGACCGGGATCGGGTTCGATGCGGCGACGATCGGTGTGATGGCGGCCGCGTACGCCGCGTTGGTGCCTGGCGTCGAAGTGATCTCCGGGATCCTGGCCGACCGCTGGTCGCGTCGCGGGGTTCTGGTCGTCGCCGGGGTCGCGATGTTCGCCAGTGTGCTGATCGGCGGACTCAGTCACAACGTGCTCACCTACATCGTCGCCGCGCTCGTGCTCGGCATCTACTTCGCGATGTACTCGGGCACCGTCGAAGCGATGGTCTACGACACCGTGCTCGAGGAGACCGGCGGCAGTACCGCCTACGAGCGGCAGATCGGCAGGATCCGGCTGATCGAGAGCATCGCCCTCGTGCTGAGCGCCCTGGCCGGCGGCTGGATCGCCGCCGGCGCGGGCGCCCGGCTCACCTATTTCCTCACCCTGCCGTTCGTCGTCGTCTCGCTGCTCGCCCTCGCTGCGTTCCGCGAGCCGCACCTCCATGAAACGAGTGAGCGCTCTCCGCTCCGGGAGCATCTCCACGTCACCTACGCCGCGATCACCCGCCGCGGCCGGCTCATCCCGATCGCCGCGGCATCCGTCATGGCGGCATTGTTGCTGCAGGCAATCTTCGAGTTCGGTCCGCTGTGGCTGATCGCGCTCTCTGCGTCGCCCGTGCTGTACGGACCGTTCTGGGCGGGCCTGGTCTCCACACTCGGGGTCGGCGGTCTGCTGGCCGGACGACTGCGGCTCGACAAACCACCGCACGTCGTCCTCGTCGTGATGGCGATGTTGCTGGCCTGCCTGACGATGACCACCAGCCACAACCTCGGCGCCCTCACAGCCGCCATGATCACGCTCACCCTGCTGCTCGTCATCGCGGGAATCCACCTCAGCCGCCTGCTGCACGACGCGGTCCCGTCGACGATCCGGACCGGTGTCGCCTCAGGGATCAGCGCGGTCTCCTGGATCTTCTTCCTGCCGTTCGCCCTCGGGTTCGGTGCCGTGAGCAACGAGTACGGCGTGTACACGGCCGGCTGGATGATCACGGCGGCGGCCGCTCTCGCCGGGGCCGGACTGATCTGGGTGGTCGCCCGCCCGGTCGCCGAGCCGGCCGAGCCTCTCGAAGCAACCGAGGCAACCGCCGCTAGCGAGGCCGAGCAACACGCGGTACTGCGAACCGCCGCGTGACTACTCTGGTGCGATGGAAGGGATTCCGCCGGACGACGTCCTGGTCGCCCGGCTGCGGAGCGGCGAAGAGAGCGCTTTCGCGTTGGTGCTCGACAGCTGGTCCGGTGGCATGCTGCGACTGGCCAGGTCGTTCGTCTCGACCGAGGAGTCCGCCGCCGAGGTGGTGCAGGAGACCTGGCTCGCGGTGATCGAGGGGATCGACCGGTTCGAGGGACGGTCGTCGCTCAAGACCTGGATCTACCGGATCCTGACCAACCAGGCCAAGCGGCGCGGGGTCCGCGAGCACAAGGTCGTCCCCCTGAGCAGCATCCAGACCGGCAGCAGCGCCGACGACAGCGGCCCGACGGTCGACCCGGCCAGATTCCGGCCGCCGGGCGATCCCTATCCAGGGCATTGGTGGGAGTTCCCGGCGAGCTGGCCGACACCCGAGCAAGGCCTGCTGGGAGGCGAGGCCCGGGTGCTGCTGAGCCAGGCTCTGGTGGAACTGCCTGAGCGCCAGCGGGCGGTGATCGTCCTGCGCGACGTCGAGGGCTACTCCTCGGACGAGGTCTGCGACCTGCTCGAGATCTCGCCGGGAAACCAGCGAGTCCTGCTGCACCGTGCTCGCGCTTTCCTGCGAGGCAAACTGGAGGAGTACTACGAGGAGGCGAAGCCGTGACCGATCTCGACTGTCAGCAGTTCGTCGAGCAGGTGACCGCGTTCCTGGAGGGCGGGCTCGACCCCGCCGAAGAGCAGCGATTCGTCGACCACCTCGCCCTGTGCGACGGCTGCGACCGCTACCTCGACCAGGTCCGGCAGACCGTGCACGCCCTCCGCGAGCTCCCCGCGGAAGCGCTCTCTCCGGAGAACCGGCAAGCCCTCCTCAACACCTTCCGCGCAAAGCACTAGCGCCGCGCGACCAGTTCGTAGACAGCCACAAGCTCACCGATCAACACTTCCCAGTCATACCTGCGTACGGCGTTTCGCCCGGCCGCGCGCAGTTTGTCCCGTTCGTCGGGCGACCCCAGAAGCCGCGAGGCACACCGAGCGAGTGCGGCGGCATCGCCCGGCTCGAACAACTCCCCCAGCCGGCCGCCGTCGAGCACCTG
The Kribbella voronezhensis DNA segment above includes these coding regions:
- a CDS encoding MFS transporter — translated: MSKLVRRLVPLQVAAFLQGVGFWVPVEKLFMTGIGFDAATIGVMAAAYAALVPGVEVISGILADRWSRRGVLVVAGVAMFASVLIGGLSHNVLTYIVAALVLGIYFAMYSGTVEAMVYDTVLEETGGSTAYERQIGRIRLIESIALVLSALAGGWIAAGAGARLTYFLTLPFVVVSLLALAAFREPHLHETSERSPLREHLHVTYAAITRRGRLIPIAAASVMAALLLQAIFEFGPLWLIALSASPVLYGPFWAGLVSTLGVGGLLAGRLRLDKPPHVVLVVMAMLLACLTMTTSHNLGALTAAMITLTLLLVIAGIHLSRLLHDAVPSTIRTGVASGISAVSWIFFLPFALGFGAVSNEYGVYTAGWMITAAAALAGAGLIWVVARPVAEPAEPLEATEATAASEAEQHAVLRTAA
- a CDS encoding anti-sigma factor family protein; translation: MTDLDCQQFVEQVTAFLEGGLDPAEEQRFVDHLALCDGCDRYLDQVRQTVHALRELPAEALSPENRQALLNTFRAKH
- a CDS encoding ester cyclase, which gives rise to MNLNPAQAAALRVFDAINSGDLDCLDDLVTDDFVDHGSPFPLPPGPAGYRQILTFVTQVLRIRYDIEDVFSTEDRVVLRAVAHGVGRDAVHGPGAEGGSYSMTTAHIYRTDGARLAEHWGVRDEYGARIQLGTITAPDPVALSR
- a CDS encoding elongation factor G-like protein EF-G2, producing the protein MADKANTSQGAGAAPSADSPAAVRNVVLVGPSGAGKTTLVEALLVASGVLSRPGSVLDGTTVCDSDDAEIRQQRSVGLALASLPHAGMKLNLIDTPGYADFVGELRAGLRAADCALFVIPANESVDEPTKALWQECDQVGMPRAVVITKLDHARANYQNALSAAQNTFGDKVLPLYLPTGDGLVGLLSQTQYQYDGGKRTTRDPDPEYADQIEEQRGTLIEGIIEESEDESLMDRYLGGEEIDQDVLIEDLERAVARGSFFPVIPVCSGTGVGTLELLEVATSGFPSPTEHPVAEVFSPHGVPKKKLPCDPDGPLLAEVVKTTSDPYVGRVSLVRVFSGTIRPDTTVHVSGHFTSFFGEGNTHVDHDEDERIGTLSFPLGKQQRPASTVVAGDLCAIGRLTRAETGDTLSDKAEPLLLKPWNMPEPLLPIAVQAHAKTDEDKLSVGLQRLAAEDPTLRIEQNPETHQIVLWCMGEAHSDVVLDALANRYGVTVDTVELRVPLRETFGGKAKGHGRHVKQSGGHGQYAVCDIEVEPLPDGVEFEFVDKVVGGSVPRQFIPSVEKGVRAQMERGVGAGYPVVNIRVTLLDGKAHSVDSSDMAFQMAGGLALRDAANATKVNLLEPVDLVSVLVPDDLVGSVMSDLSGRRGRLLGTERVGDNRTLVKAEVPQVEITRYAVDLRSLSHGAASFTRSFVRYEAMPDSAAARVKSSA
- a CDS encoding RNA polymerase sigma factor is translated as MEGIPPDDVLVARLRSGEESAFALVLDSWSGGMLRLARSFVSTEESAAEVVQETWLAVIEGIDRFEGRSSLKTWIYRILTNQAKRRGVREHKVVPLSSIQTGSSADDSGPTVDPARFRPPGDPYPGHWWEFPASWPTPEQGLLGGEARVLLSQALVELPERQRAVIVLRDVEGYSSDEVCDLLEISPGNQRVLLHRARAFLRGKLEEYYEEAKP
- a CDS encoding TetR/AcrR family transcriptional regulator; this encodes MARAYDSSARIEGARRTRASIVETARDLLLQGGYPGMTVASLATAAGVSPQTVYNSVGNKAAVVKAVYDQLMAGDDAAVPMSERPEFHAMFEAGDRVAFAQAYAGWVRVLAGRAGPLLGALLAHGTDATLLEFTATIEHERYVGTTHAITGLRDRIGLPEHHADEDSLHRLVDAVWTLNSPDCYDRLVRRRGWSPAEYETWLAHQLIALLS
- a CDS encoding HIT family protein, which gives rise to MSENCLFCGIVAGSIPSQQVAENERAIAFMDINPATRGHLLVVPRAHAKDLRESAPEDLIAATLLAQSLVTTVIERLDADGANLLSCIGAEAWQSVFHTHLHVIPRYKDDPLQLPWHPTPGDMDAIAATAAELR